The following coding sequences lie in one Peribacillus frigoritolerans genomic window:
- a CDS encoding SDR family NAD(P)-dependent oxidoreductase, producing MTARVAVITGGASGIGRATCLKFAAKGDKVVVADFNEGMGQETVEQITAYGGEAIFVKTDVSKQEDVESLINKAVETFGRIDIMFNNAGIGAGGMILDQDMEGYFKTIGVNQHGVAFGIMAAGRKMKELGNKGVIINTASVFGYLASHGTFAYQATKGAVRMMTQTAALELGAYGIRVVGIAPGGVDTPIIQGYKDMGIIDKLNASQMRGKLIKPEAVANAVYLLSLEEADAINGSVVMVDDGYASFK from the coding sequence ATGACAGCAAGAGTTGCAGTTATTACAGGAGGAGCAAGCGGTATTGGCCGGGCCACATGCTTGAAATTTGCAGCAAAAGGGGACAAGGTCGTTGTTGCGGATTTTAATGAAGGAATGGGACAGGAAACCGTTGAACAGATTACAGCGTATGGCGGAGAGGCCATTTTTGTAAAAACGGATGTTTCTAAGCAGGAAGATGTTGAATCCTTAATCAATAAAGCAGTGGAAACATTCGGAAGGATCGATATCATGTTTAATAATGCCGGCATCGGTGCAGGCGGTATGATCCTCGATCAAGATATGGAGGGTTACTTCAAAACGATTGGAGTGAATCAGCACGGAGTTGCCTTTGGAATCATGGCAGCAGGACGGAAAATGAAGGAGCTAGGTAACAAGGGTGTCATTATTAATACGGCTTCTGTGTTTGGTTACTTAGCTTCCCACGGAACCTTTGCCTATCAGGCGACTAAAGGAGCTGTAAGAATGATGACACAGACAGCTGCTTTGGAATTAGGTGCTTATGGCATACGGGTAGTGGGCATTGCGCCAGGCGGGGTTGACACTCCTATCATTCAAGGCTATAAAGATATGGGAATCATCGATAAATTGAATGCAAGTCAAATGCGCGGTAAATTAATTAAGCCAGAAGCCGTTGCAAATGCCGTCTATCTATTATCTTTAGAGGAAGCGGATGCGATCAATGGAAGTGTAGTCATGGTCGATGATGGCTATGCATCCTTTAAGTGA
- the ssuE gene encoding NADPH-dependent FMN reductase: MTDIVILSGSPAIPSRTDISLKHIQSLVENEGFTTAYFSITDFSADDLFQGKYNSEDILKLSEKIQAARGVIIGSPVYKASYTGVLKALIDLLPEGAFKGKPVLPIMIGGSNRHLLAIDYALKPLISILKGEPLQGIYFVDKEIDKQNSENPINDLHLIDRVQSQVQEFVEAIQLRN; the protein is encoded by the coding sequence ATGACCGATATCGTAATTTTATCAGGAAGTCCGGCTATTCCGTCCAGAACGGACATTTCACTAAAACATATTCAATCATTAGTCGAAAACGAAGGTTTTACCACAGCTTATTTCTCAATTACGGATTTCTCAGCAGATGATTTATTCCAAGGAAAATATAATAGCGAAGATATCTTAAAGCTTTCAGAGAAAATTCAAGCAGCTAGAGGTGTCATTATTGGTTCACCGGTTTATAAGGCTTCTTATACAGGTGTATTGAAGGCCTTGATCGATTTGCTGCCAGAAGGTGCTTTTAAGGGTAAGCCAGTACTGCCAATCATGATTGGCGGAAGTAACAGGCATCTATTGGCGATTGACTATGCACTTAAACCATTAATTTCAATATTAAAAGGCGAGCCGCTGCAGGGGATTTATTTCGTTGATAAAGAAATAGATAAACAGAATTCAGAAAACCCGATAAATGATTTGCATTTAATTGATCGCGTCCAGAGTCAAGTTCAAGAATTTGTAGAAGCGATACAGTTAAGAAATTAA
- the pdxT gene encoding pyridoxal 5'-phosphate synthase glutaminase subunit PdxT has translation MITIGVLGLQGAVEEHLNQIKAAGEQAVIVKKPEQLLEIDGLIIPGGESTTMRKLMDRYGFMEPVKTFFEDKKPIFGTCAGMVLAANELTGDEKAYLGLMDISVKRNGFGRQKDSFEAELSIKGMETPYKAVFIRAPFADGIGEGVEVLAVYEENVVAARQDHVLVSAFHPELTGDDRFMQLFIEMVKTSISKAELKTC, from the coding sequence ATGATAACTATCGGTGTTTTGGGTTTACAGGGAGCAGTTGAAGAACACTTGAATCAAATCAAAGCTGCCGGCGAACAAGCAGTTATAGTAAAAAAGCCGGAGCAGTTGCTAGAAATCGATGGCTTGATCATTCCAGGCGGAGAAAGCACGACGATGAGGAAACTAATGGATCGCTATGGATTTATGGAACCGGTCAAAACTTTCTTCGAAGATAAAAAACCAATTTTCGGTACATGTGCAGGGATGGTATTAGCGGCCAATGAATTGACTGGCGATGAGAAGGCCTATCTTGGACTAATGGACATTTCCGTGAAAAGGAACGGATTTGGACGTCAAAAGGATAGTTTCGAGGCTGAACTATCAATCAAAGGAATGGAAACCCCTTATAAGGCAGTTTTCATCCGGGCGCCATTTGCTGATGGAATTGGAGAAGGTGTAGAAGTATTGGCTGTTTATGAAGAGAATGTAGTGGCTGCGAGACAAGACCATGTCCTCGTTAGTGCGTTTCATCCAGAATTAACAGGTGATGATCGTTTTATGCAGCTTTTCATTGAAATGGTGAAGACATCCATAAGTAAGGCCGAATTGAAAACCTGTTAA
- a CDS encoding TetR/AcrR family transcriptional regulator produces MKKGQQTKERIINVARTLFATKGFDMTRTNEIASACNVSEATIYKYFDSKKDLLLATITPDEKEESEDGTSHLSTDDLVENHVCTMINKILDNKEQFSILFRETQFDQDISKQYVDQIFKPNARHIEIQKRIDSGEIQYISDIILFNVGIISFTLALSTHYEIHQQKKEPYFTSERIKSIAQLLVYGIHGKQKHT; encoded by the coding sequence TTGAAAAAAGGGCAGCAAACGAAAGAACGAATCATAAATGTAGCCCGGACTCTTTTTGCCACTAAAGGTTTTGACATGACAAGAACGAATGAAATTGCCTCTGCTTGCAATGTTTCCGAAGCTACTATTTACAAATACTTTGACAGCAAAAAAGATTTGCTATTGGCTACCATTACCCCTGATGAGAAAGAGGAATCTGAAGATGGGACTAGCCATCTATCTACGGATGATCTAGTGGAGAATCATGTTTGCACCATGATAAATAAAATTCTTGATAATAAAGAACAGTTTTCGATACTATTCAGGGAAACACAATTTGATCAAGATATTTCTAAGCAATATGTAGATCAGATTTTCAAGCCGAATGCCAGGCATATTGAAATACAGAAGAGAATAGATAGTGGTGAGATACAGTATATCTCTGATATTATCCTATTTAATGTAGGGATCATTTCTTTCACATTGGCATTATCTACACATTATGAGATCCATCAGCAGAAAAAGGAGCCATATTTTACTTCTGAACGAATTAAGAGCATTGCTCAACTTTTGGTATATGGTATTCATGGCAAACAAAAACATACATAA